Proteins encoded together in one Candidatus Nitrosocaldus cavascurensis window:
- a CDS encoding DNA topoisomerase VI subunit B, with the protein MSIFAEISPSEFFYRNRDLAGFSNPTRAIYMTVRELVENSLDACDSSSILPEISVSIREQSDLQGMPDPKHYTVTVKDNGPGIEPEYVPLAFGKVLYGTKFTLKQNRGMFGLGATMAILYGQITTNKPAVIRTVRDGYAYEYVMMLDIQRNKPIILRRNSVQVDDAGRGLEISITLLGDYSKAQQKVRDYIAQTALITPYADIVLEEPNGSSISFKRIMDKMPNPPVEVKPHPAGIDVETLRRLIQSEIGSIALHEVKDRFIKDVLRSSDKSIADAARERWDRLSTSMKTAASLLVMLNISVEDMDKVRIDRIDPLVNEIHYTTLLDGEYKSVKINDLEPFRSHLLSIAMGDTLISFLVKNFQRVGLSTAKRFLAFADMDEGKRIGMLSNEEIVRLADAMQRYDGFLPPDATCLSPIGEEALEAGMRSIFKPEFVAVVQRPPSAYSGFPFIVEVGIAYGGSIEGKGIRLYRFANKIPLLYDEGSDVAWKVIEEIDWARYKVKEDEMPIAIVTHICSTRIPYKTVGKEYIADRPEIEYELKNAIRFLARRLSIYLSKKGSIAMAKKRLGLYSRYIPLLARFVTELSRAERMPKYKVLLRLGEQYEQEITSMGLGAGMSGEAGDGGVDGEVSGIGIGSMENGGDRSGVGGVEVEGDGQGKGKEER; encoded by the coding sequence ATGAGCATATTTGCAGAGATAAGCCCATCTGAGTTCTTCTACAGGAATAGAGATCTAGCAGGATTCAGCAACCCAACAAGGGCAATATACATGACTGTAAGGGAGTTGGTAGAGAACTCTTTGGATGCATGTGACTCCTCAAGCATACTGCCTGAGATAAGTGTATCTATACGTGAGCAGAGCGATCTTCAAGGTATGCCAGACCCCAAACATTACACAGTAACGGTCAAGGATAATGGACCTGGAATAGAGCCAGAGTATGTACCTCTAGCATTTGGTAAGGTGCTCTATGGTACGAAGTTCACACTAAAGCAGAATAGAGGCATGTTTGGTTTAGGAGCAACCATGGCTATACTCTATGGTCAGATAACAACCAACAAACCAGCCGTGATAAGGACTGTAAGGGATGGGTATGCATATGAGTATGTTATGATGCTTGATATACAAAGGAACAAGCCTATAATATTGAGGAGGAACAGTGTTCAGGTTGATGATGCTGGAAGGGGGTTAGAGATAAGCATAACCCTACTTGGGGACTATTCTAAAGCACAACAGAAGGTCAGAGATTACATAGCACAGACAGCACTCATCACTCCATATGCAGATATAGTGCTTGAGGAGCCTAATGGGAGTAGCATATCATTCAAGAGGATAATGGATAAGATGCCTAACCCTCCAGTTGAGGTTAAGCCTCACCCAGCAGGTATAGATGTTGAGACCCTAAGGAGGCTTATACAGAGCGAGATAGGCTCCATAGCATTGCATGAGGTTAAGGATAGGTTCATCAAGGATGTGTTAAGATCAAGTGATAAAAGCATTGCTGATGCTGCAAGGGAGCGCTGGGATAGGCTATCTACTAGCATGAAGACTGCAGCATCACTGCTAGTCATGCTGAATATCAGCGTTGAGGATATGGATAAGGTTAGGATAGATAGGATAGATCCACTTGTAAATGAGATACACTACACAACACTGCTTGATGGTGAGTATAAGAGTGTTAAGATCAACGATCTTGAACCATTCAGATCCCATCTACTCTCCATAGCAATGGGTGATACACTCATCTCCTTCCTTGTAAAGAACTTCCAGAGGGTAGGGTTGAGCACAGCCAAGAGGTTCCTTGCATTTGCAGATATGGATGAAGGGAAGAGGATAGGCATGCTAAGCAATGAGGAGATAGTTAGACTTGCAGATGCAATGCAGAGATACGATGGCTTCCTCCCTCCAGATGCAACATGCCTCTCTCCAATAGGAGAGGAGGCACTAGAGGCAGGGATGAGGAGCATATTCAAGCCAGAGTTTGTAGCAGTTGTGCAGAGGCCTCCAAGTGCATACTCTGGCTTCCCATTCATAGTTGAGGTAGGGATAGCGTATGGAGGGAGTATAGAGGGTAAGGGGATAAGGCTCTACAGGTTTGCAAACAAGATACCCTTGCTTTATGATGAGGGGAGTGACGTCGCATGGAAGGTTATAGAGGAGATAGATTGGGCAAGGTACAAGGTTAAGGAGGATGAGATGCCAATAGCAATAGTAACTCACATATGCTCAACCAGGATACCATACAAGACTGTAGGTAAGGAGTACATAGCAGATAGGCCAGAGATAGAGTATGAGTTGAAGAACGCAATAAGGTTCCTTGCAAGGAGGCTATCGATATACCTTAGCAAGAAGGGTAGTATTGCAATGGCAAAGAAGAGGCTTGGTTTGTACTCAAGGTATATACCATTACTTGCAAGGTTTGTTACAGAGTTGAGTAGGGCTGAAAGGATGCCTAAATACAAAGTACTCTTGAGGCTAGGTGAACAGTATGAGCAGGAGATTACAAGTATGGGATTAGGAGCAGGGATGAGTGGAGAGGCTGGTG
- a CDS encoding KH domain-containing protein, whose product MMEFRQVVKVPRDRIGVLIGKDGMVKEMVEKRCNVKLYIDGDDDVSVAIVSKDDATSPTSTSVSTSTTPAEAIDIKVFKAVEFVTAIARGFSPDRAVRLLNDEECMINVINLKDHVGRSHNALQRIKGRIIGSNGKARRLIEELTGAYISVYGHYVAIIGKAEEVRLAGEAVTMLINGSMHSTVYNMLQKARRRAKMERLKLWEEGEEGVGYLDATSKSDVGSSSGGDDEG is encoded by the coding sequence ATGATGGAGTTCAGGCAAGTAGTGAAGGTACCAAGGGATAGAATTGGTGTGCTTATAGGTAAGGATGGTATGGTGAAGGAGATGGTTGAGAAGAGATGCAATGTTAAACTCTACATAGATGGTGATGATGATGTAAGTGTAGCAATAGTGAGCAAGGATGATGCTACTTCTCCTACTTCTACTTCTGTTTCTACTTCTACTACTCCTGCTGAAGCTATAGACATTAAGGTATTCAAGGCTGTAGAGTTTGTAACAGCAATAGCAAGAGGCTTCTCACCAGATCGTGCAGTGAGGCTACTTAACGATGAGGAGTGTATGATAAACGTTATAAATCTAAAGGATCATGTTGGTAGATCACATAATGCATTGCAGAGGATCAAGGGCAGGATTATAGGCTCCAATGGGAAGGCTAGAAGGTTGATAGAGGAGTTGACAGGAGCATACATCTCAGTATATGGGCACTATGTTGCTATCATAGGCAAGGCTGAAGAGGTCAGGCTTGCAGGTGAGGCTGTTACTATGCTGATAAATGGTAGCATGCACTCAACAGTATACAACATGCTCCAGAAGGCTAGAAGGCGTGCAAAGATGGAGAGGCTCAAGTTATGGGAGGAGGGTGAAGAAGGTGTTGGTTATCTTGATGCTACTAGCAAGAGTGATGTTGGTAGTAGTAGTGGTGGTGATGATGAAGGATGA
- a CDS encoding translation initiation factor IF-2 subunit beta: MDDSRYEMLLQRLYSKIPARSEKGAFRLEIPQPDVVWSGNRTILRNFDDYPKILRRDPEKLLLFLAKEIGTSANIVNEKAFFVGKWESTIFHSLLQKYIKEYVVCPVCNSPDTRVEKVKRLVFLTCEACGARSPIKGKFV; encoded by the coding sequence ATGGATGATTCAAGGTATGAGATGCTCCTGCAAAGGTTATACAGTAAGATACCAGCAAGGAGTGAGAAGGGTGCATTCAGGCTTGAGATACCACAACCAGATGTAGTATGGTCTGGGAATAGAACAATCTTGAGGAACTTCGATGACTATCCAAAGATACTACGCAGGGATCCAGAGAAGCTACTACTCTTCCTAGCAAAGGAGATAGGCACGTCAGCAAATATAGTAAATGAGAAGGCGTTCTTCGTTGGCAAGTGGGAGTCAACGATCTTCCACTCACTACTCCAGAAGTACATCAAGGAGTATGTTGTATGCCCTGTATGCAACTCACCAGATACAAGGGTTGAGAAGGTTAAGAGGCTTGTATTCCTTACATGTGAAGCATGTGGAGCGAGGTCACCTATAAAGGGCAAGTTCGTCTAG
- the eif1A gene encoding translation initiation factor eIF-1A: MGKRKVLSEAELKELVLPAEGEILGRVIKMLGSDHVLVKCVDNKNRIARIRGKLKRKIWVRDNDVVLVAPWEFKSDERGDVVWRYTLAQVDWLKANGYLPQDF; the protein is encoded by the coding sequence ATGGGTAAGAGAAAGGTCCTTAGTGAGGCTGAGCTTAAGGAGTTGGTGTTACCAGCAGAGGGTGAGATACTTGGCAGAGTTATAAAGATGCTTGGGAGCGACCATGTACTTGTGAAGTGTGTTGATAACAAGAATAGGATAGCAAGGATAAGGGGCAAGTTGAAGAGGAAGATATGGGTTAGGGATAATGATGTTGTGTTAGTAGCACCATGGGAGTTCAAGAGTGATGAGAGAGGAGATGTGGTATGGAGGTACACCCTTGCACAGGTTGACTGGCTCAAGGCAAATGGTTACCTCCCACAGGATTTTTAG
- a CDS encoding serine protein kinase RIO, translating into MNYYNNNNDRSEERIDKRVLRELIRIDREQRSREKDESLVKVREEVFDTKTMLTLYSIMNSGYLAYLNGVVASGKESRVYWGVAEDGSSIAVKIYLVATAEFRHRLQYIVGDPRFKRVKRGIRNIVMLWARKEFKNLSRAYSSGVSVPKPIYVKDNVLLMEFIGSNGMPAPTLNQCNVCKEHYDQVIDNLIKLYRDARLVHADLSEFNIFLHHGDRIVIFDFGSAVDVKHPNAQEFLLRDIMNVNRFFSKQGVEVHDINYLLSIIRDDGVQASSEGTKG; encoded by the coding sequence ATGAATTATTATAATAATAATAATGATAGAAGTGAGGAGAGGATAGATAAGAGAGTGCTAAGGGAACTTATTAGGATAGATAGGGAGCAGAGGAGCAGGGAGAAGGATGAGTCTCTAGTGAAGGTAAGGGAGGAGGTATTCGATACCAAGACCATGCTTACACTCTACAGCATCATGAACTCTGGCTACCTTGCATATCTCAATGGTGTAGTTGCAAGTGGGAAGGAGTCTAGAGTATACTGGGGGGTTGCAGAGGATGGGAGCAGTATAGCAGTTAAGATCTATCTTGTTGCTACAGCAGAGTTCAGACATAGGCTACAGTACATAGTTGGTGATCCTAGGTTCAAGAGGGTTAAGAGAGGTATACGTAACATAGTCATGCTCTGGGCAAGGAAGGAGTTCAAGAACCTTAGCAGGGCATACTCAAGTGGTGTAAGTGTACCAAAGCCCATATACGTTAAGGATAATGTACTCCTTATGGAGTTCATAGGCAGCAATGGCATGCCAGCACCAACCCTTAATCAGTGCAATGTATGCAAGGAGCATTATGATCAGGTTATAGATAACCTCATCAAACTATACAGGGATGCTAGACTTGTTCATGCAGATCTCTCAGAGTTCAACATCTTCCTCCATCATGGTGATAGGATTGTGATATTCGACTTTGGTTCTGCTGTTGATGTTAAGCATCCAAATGCTCAAGAGTTCCTTCTCAGGGATATAATGAATGTTAACAGGTTCTTCAGCAAGCAGGGTGTAGAGGTTCATGATATAAATTATCTACTCAGTATTATAAGGGATGATGGAGTTCAGGCAAGTAGTGAAGGTACCAAGGGATAG
- a CDS encoding DUF424 domain-containing protein: MYYSRSIQYQGSLMINICDAELIGSRIREGNLEVEISKDYFHERIGEEDAIALLRSCSIANLVGKRIVAKALEMRLASPHSVRYINGVPFLMLFKFVHTY, encoded by the coding sequence ATGTACTACTCTAGAAGCATACAGTACCAAGGTTCACTGATGATAAATATATGCGATGCAGAACTCATAGGTAGCAGGATAAGGGAGGGTAACCTAGAGGTTGAGATAAGCAAGGATTACTTCCATGAGCGTATAGGGGAAGAGGATGCTATAGCACTGCTCAGATCATGCTCAATAGCAAACCTCGTTGGTAAGAGGATAGTAGCAAAGGCGTTGGAGATGAGGTTAGCATCACCACATAGCGTAAGATATATAAATGGGGTGCCATTCCTCATGCTCTTCAAGTTCGTGCATACATACTGA